A window of the Brassica napus cultivar Da-Ae chromosome A2, Da-Ae, whole genome shotgun sequence genome harbors these coding sequences:
- the LOC125575651 gene encoding plant UBX domain-containing protein 8-like isoform X1, with protein sequence MPIQNKKKEHQSIIKQSWTLMATPNQEAIDTFISITGASESVAVQKLQENSGDLSQAVNAYYSEGCQNSVPVNIPLDDAMEIDHVIPAPLVKPIEVRDSTGPSVIINDDDDVPTRTTRQVIPAPNNIQDYNDIEQEMIQAAIEASKKESEVVLSNPLPIERPPSSSHMGDGDDIAKAVTMSLKSGEEEVLRNQGGFNASTSETGASETAAAQGPDDDDDDDEEPLVRHRPIRVASGSLAQPDAGRSRSTSPEGDNQADNGNRNRFPSEWGGISSEEHDEAVMLEAAMFGGIPETGYNHLPFLPPQQRAPPSPSLTAQRLIREQQDDEYLASLQADRDRELQSVRDAEARQLEEETARQAFLEEAQRKHEEEQELDRQLDAKEASLPEEPHADEENAITLLVRMPDGTRHGRRFLRSDKLQSLFDFIDIARVVKPKTYRLVRPYPRHAFGDGESESTLNHLGLSSKQEALFLELI encoded by the exons ATGCCCatccaaaacaaaaagaaggaaCATCAATCAATCATTAAGCAAAGTTGGACTCTAATGGCAACACCGAATCAGGAAGCAATCGACACTTTCATTAGCATCACGGGGGCCTCAGAATCCGTCGCCGTTCAGAAGCTCCAG GAGAATAGTGGTGATCTTAGTCAAGCTGTGAATGCATATTACAGCGAGGGATGTCAAAATTC AGTACCAGTGAACATCCCTCTAGACGATGCAATGGAAATAGATCATGTGATTCCGGCTCCTCTAGTGAAACCTATAGAGGTTAGGGATAGCACTGGGCCATCGGTTATtattaatgatgatgatgatgttccaACAAGAACAACTAGGCAAGTTATACCTGCACCCAATAATATTCAAGATTACAATGATATTGAACAAGAGATGATCCAAGCTGCCATTGAGGCCTCAAAAAAGGAGTCTGAGGTG gtGTTAAGTAATCCTTTGCCTATTGAGAGGCCGCCGTCTTCGTCTCACATGGGAGATGGTGATGACATAGCAAAAGCTGTCACAATGTCATTGAAG TCAGGGGAGGAAGAAGTTTTGCGCAATCAAGGAGGGTTTAACGCCTCAACCTCGGAAACAGGAGCGTCTGAAACGGCTGCTGCTCAAGGACctgatgatgacgatgatgatgatgaggaaccTCTTGTTAGACACAGGCCAATACGTGTGGCATCTGGATCTCTGGCCCAACCTGATGCTGGTCGTTCCCGGAGCACGAGTCCTGAAGGAGATAATCAAGCGGACAATGGCAATAGAAATAGGTTTCCTTCTGAG TGGGGAGGCATTTCGTCTGAGGAACATGATGAAGCTGTCATGCTCGAGGCAGCCATGTTTGGTGGAATTCCCGAAACTGGATATAATCATCTTCCATTCTTACCTCCTCAGCAGAGGGCACCACCCTCACCTTCATTGACAGCTCAGAGGTTGATACGCGAACAGCAGGATGATGAGTATCTTGCATCCCTGCAAGCGGACCGAGATAGAGAACTACAATCCGTTAGAGATGCTGAGGCACGTCAGTTAGAGGAAGAAACTGCTAGACAGGCTTTTCTGGAGGAAGCTCAAAGAAAACACGAGGAGGAACAG GAGCTAGACAGGCAACTAGATGCAAAAGAAGCTTCTCTACCTGAGGAACCACATGCAGACGAAGAGAATGCTATTACTCTTCTAGTCAGGATGCCAGACGGAACTAGACATGGCCGCCGATTCCTTAGATCCGACAAACTCCAA TCTCTGTTCGACTTCATAGACATAGCCAGAGTGGTGAAACCCAAGACTTACAGACTG GTGAGACCTTACCCTCGGCATGCGTTTGGGGATGGGGAAAGTGAGTCCACTCTGAACCATCTTGGTTTGAGCAGCAAACAAGAAGCATTGTTCCTTGAGCTCATCTGA
- the LOC125575651 gene encoding plant UBX domain-containing protein 8-like isoform X4 — protein sequence MEIDHVIPAPLVKPIEVRDSTGPSVIINDDDDVPTRTTRQVIPAPNNIQDYNDIEQEMIQAAIEASKKESEVVLSNPLPIERPPSSSHMGDGDDIAKAVTMSLKSGEEEVLRNQGGFNASTSETGASETAAAQGPDDDDDDDEEPLVRHRPIRVASGSLAQPDAGRSRSTSPEGDNQADNGNRNRFPSEWGGISSEEHDEAVMLEAAMFGGIPETGYNHLPFLPPQQRAPPSPSLTAQRLIREQQDDEYLASLQADRDRELQSVRDAEARQLEEETARQAFLEEAQRKHEEEQELDRQLDAKEASLPEEPHADEENAITLLVRMPDGTRHGRRFLRSDKLQSLFDFIDIARVVKPKTYRLVRPYPRHAFGDGESESTLNHLGLSSKQEALFLELI from the exons ATGGAAATAGATCATGTGATTCCGGCTCCTCTAGTGAAACCTATAGAGGTTAGGGATAGCACTGGGCCATCGGTTATtattaatgatgatgatgatgttccaACAAGAACAACTAGGCAAGTTATACCTGCACCCAATAATATTCAAGATTACAATGATATTGAACAAGAGATGATCCAAGCTGCCATTGAGGCCTCAAAAAAGGAGTCTGAGGTG gtGTTAAGTAATCCTTTGCCTATTGAGAGGCCGCCGTCTTCGTCTCACATGGGAGATGGTGATGACATAGCAAAAGCTGTCACAATGTCATTGAAG TCAGGGGAGGAAGAAGTTTTGCGCAATCAAGGAGGGTTTAACGCCTCAACCTCGGAAACAGGAGCGTCTGAAACGGCTGCTGCTCAAGGACctgatgatgacgatgatgatgatgaggaaccTCTTGTTAGACACAGGCCAATACGTGTGGCATCTGGATCTCTGGCCCAACCTGATGCTGGTCGTTCCCGGAGCACGAGTCCTGAAGGAGATAATCAAGCGGACAATGGCAATAGAAATAGGTTTCCTTCTGAG TGGGGAGGCATTTCGTCTGAGGAACATGATGAAGCTGTCATGCTCGAGGCAGCCATGTTTGGTGGAATTCCCGAAACTGGATATAATCATCTTCCATTCTTACCTCCTCAGCAGAGGGCACCACCCTCACCTTCATTGACAGCTCAGAGGTTGATACGCGAACAGCAGGATGATGAGTATCTTGCATCCCTGCAAGCGGACCGAGATAGAGAACTACAATCCGTTAGAGATGCTGAGGCACGTCAGTTAGAGGAAGAAACTGCTAGACAGGCTTTTCTGGAGGAAGCTCAAAGAAAACACGAGGAGGAACAG GAGCTAGACAGGCAACTAGATGCAAAAGAAGCTTCTCTACCTGAGGAACCACATGCAGACGAAGAGAATGCTATTACTCTTCTAGTCAGGATGCCAGACGGAACTAGACATGGCCGCCGATTCCTTAGATCCGACAAACTCCAA TCTCTGTTCGACTTCATAGACATAGCCAGAGTGGTGAAACCCAAGACTTACAGACTG GTGAGACCTTACCCTCGGCATGCGTTTGGGGATGGGGAAAGTGAGTCCACTCTGAACCATCTTGGTTTGAGCAGCAAACAAGAAGCATTGTTCCTTGAGCTCATCTGA
- the LOC125575651 gene encoding plant UBX domain-containing protein 8-like isoform X2, protein MPIQNKKKEHQSIIKQSWTLMATPNQEAIDTFISITGASESVAVQKLQENSGDLSQAVNAYYSEGCQNSVPVNIPLDDAMEIDHVIPAPLVKPIEVRDSTGPSVIINDDDDVPTRTTRQVIPAPNNIQDYNDIEQEMIQAAIEASKKESEVLSNPLPIERPPSSSHMGDGDDIAKAVTMSLKSGEEEVLRNQGGFNASTSETGASETAAAQGPDDDDDDDEEPLVRHRPIRVASGSLAQPDAGRSRSTSPEGDNQADNGNRNRFPSEWGGISSEEHDEAVMLEAAMFGGIPETGYNHLPFLPPQQRAPPSPSLTAQRLIREQQDDEYLASLQADRDRELQSVRDAEARQLEEETARQAFLEEAQRKHEEEQELDRQLDAKEASLPEEPHADEENAITLLVRMPDGTRHGRRFLRSDKLQSLFDFIDIARVVKPKTYRLVRPYPRHAFGDGESESTLNHLGLSSKQEALFLELI, encoded by the exons ATGCCCatccaaaacaaaaagaaggaaCATCAATCAATCATTAAGCAAAGTTGGACTCTAATGGCAACACCGAATCAGGAAGCAATCGACACTTTCATTAGCATCACGGGGGCCTCAGAATCCGTCGCCGTTCAGAAGCTCCAG GAGAATAGTGGTGATCTTAGTCAAGCTGTGAATGCATATTACAGCGAGGGATGTCAAAATTC AGTACCAGTGAACATCCCTCTAGACGATGCAATGGAAATAGATCATGTGATTCCGGCTCCTCTAGTGAAACCTATAGAGGTTAGGGATAGCACTGGGCCATCGGTTATtattaatgatgatgatgatgttccaACAAGAACAACTAGGCAAGTTATACCTGCACCCAATAATATTCAAGATTACAATGATATTGAACAAGAGATGATCCAAGCTGCCATTGAGGCCTCAAAAAAGGAGTCTGAG gtGTTAAGTAATCCTTTGCCTATTGAGAGGCCGCCGTCTTCGTCTCACATGGGAGATGGTGATGACATAGCAAAAGCTGTCACAATGTCATTGAAG TCAGGGGAGGAAGAAGTTTTGCGCAATCAAGGAGGGTTTAACGCCTCAACCTCGGAAACAGGAGCGTCTGAAACGGCTGCTGCTCAAGGACctgatgatgacgatgatgatgatgaggaaccTCTTGTTAGACACAGGCCAATACGTGTGGCATCTGGATCTCTGGCCCAACCTGATGCTGGTCGTTCCCGGAGCACGAGTCCTGAAGGAGATAATCAAGCGGACAATGGCAATAGAAATAGGTTTCCTTCTGAG TGGGGAGGCATTTCGTCTGAGGAACATGATGAAGCTGTCATGCTCGAGGCAGCCATGTTTGGTGGAATTCCCGAAACTGGATATAATCATCTTCCATTCTTACCTCCTCAGCAGAGGGCACCACCCTCACCTTCATTGACAGCTCAGAGGTTGATACGCGAACAGCAGGATGATGAGTATCTTGCATCCCTGCAAGCGGACCGAGATAGAGAACTACAATCCGTTAGAGATGCTGAGGCACGTCAGTTAGAGGAAGAAACTGCTAGACAGGCTTTTCTGGAGGAAGCTCAAAGAAAACACGAGGAGGAACAG GAGCTAGACAGGCAACTAGATGCAAAAGAAGCTTCTCTACCTGAGGAACCACATGCAGACGAAGAGAATGCTATTACTCTTCTAGTCAGGATGCCAGACGGAACTAGACATGGCCGCCGATTCCTTAGATCCGACAAACTCCAA TCTCTGTTCGACTTCATAGACATAGCCAGAGTGGTGAAACCCAAGACTTACAGACTG GTGAGACCTTACCCTCGGCATGCGTTTGGGGATGGGGAAAGTGAGTCCACTCTGAACCATCTTGGTTTGAGCAGCAAACAAGAAGCATTGTTCCTTGAGCTCATCTGA
- the LOC125586919 gene encoding dehydrodolichyl diphosphate synthase 5-like has protein sequence MLSLLSIVLTFLSLIIMPCLFVSWRLRVPLSITNIRRFIKTTASQCNDKEESGTTGEKEKGGRMPKHVAIILDGNRRWAEKRGLGPSQGQEAGARTVMENVKDYFSMGINTVSLFAFSTENWGRPGDEVKYIMDMFEKIVKSEMPNLRRYGVKVSVIGKRTNIPESLLHLIGEAEEATKNNKEKQLIVALDYSGKFDILQACKSLAEKAKNGLINVEDIDENLMDKELMTSCSEFPNPDLLIRTSGEQRISNFYLWQSAYTELYFPSVLWPDFGGAEYLEALDWYQKRQRRFGLRV, from the exons atgtTGTCTCTACTCTCTATTGTCTTGACTTTTCTTTCTCTTATTATCATGCCTTGTCTCTTCGTCTCTTGGCGTCTACGTGTTCCCCTCTCCATTACAAATATCCGCAGATTCATCAAAACCACAGCTTCTCAATGCAACGATAAAGAAGAGAG CGGTACAACCGGAGAGAAGGAGAAAGGAGGGAGAATGCCAAAGCATGTGGCGATCATATTGGACGGAAACAGACGTTGGGCAGAGAAACGAGGACTCGGGCCATCGCAAGGTCAAGAAGCCGGAGCGAGAACTGTTATGGAGAATGTTAAGGACTATTTCTCTATGGGGATTAACACTGTTTCACTCTTTGCTTTCTCCACAGAAAATTGGGGAAGACCCGGg GATGAAGTTAAGTACATAATGGACATGTTTGAGAAAATCGTCAAGTCTGAGATGCCTAACTTGCGCAG ATATGGCGTCAAAGTCTCGGTCATCGGAAAACGGACGAATATTCCGGAGTCACTTCTACATTTGATAGGAGAAGCAGAAGAAGCTACAAAGAACAACAAAGAGAAGCAACTCATTGTGGCGTTAGACTATAGTGGAAAGTTCGATATTTTACAAGCATGCAAAAGTCTTGCTGAAAAGGCAAAAAACGGGCTGATCAATGTAGAGGACATCGACGAAAATCTGATGGACAAAGAGTTGATGACAAGCTGTAGTGAGTTCCCAAATCCTGACCTATTGATTAGAACAAGCGGAGAACAAAGGATTAGTAACTTCTACCTATGGCAATCAGCTTATACAGAGCTTTACTTTCCTAGTGTTCTATGGCCTGACTTCGGAGGAGCTGAGTATCTCGAGGCCTTAGATTGGTATCAGAAGAGGCAGAGGCGATTCGGTCTAAGGGTTTAa
- the LOC125575651 gene encoding plant UBX domain-containing protein 8-like isoform X3, with translation MPIQNKKKEHQSIIKQSWTLMATPNQEAIDTFISITGASESVAVQKLQENSGDLSQAVNAYYSEGCQNSVPVNIPLDDAMEIDHVIPAPLVKPIEVRDSTGPSVIINDDDDVPTRTTRQVIPAPNNIQDYNDIEQEMIQAAIEASKKVLSNPLPIERPPSSSHMGDGDDIAKAVTMSLKSGEEEVLRNQGGFNASTSETGASETAAAQGPDDDDDDDEEPLVRHRPIRVASGSLAQPDAGRSRSTSPEGDNQADNGNRNRFPSEWGGISSEEHDEAVMLEAAMFGGIPETGYNHLPFLPPQQRAPPSPSLTAQRLIREQQDDEYLASLQADRDRELQSVRDAEARQLEEETARQAFLEEAQRKHEEEQELDRQLDAKEASLPEEPHADEENAITLLVRMPDGTRHGRRFLRSDKLQSLFDFIDIARVVKPKTYRLVRPYPRHAFGDGESESTLNHLGLSSKQEALFLELI, from the exons ATGCCCatccaaaacaaaaagaaggaaCATCAATCAATCATTAAGCAAAGTTGGACTCTAATGGCAACACCGAATCAGGAAGCAATCGACACTTTCATTAGCATCACGGGGGCCTCAGAATCCGTCGCCGTTCAGAAGCTCCAG GAGAATAGTGGTGATCTTAGTCAAGCTGTGAATGCATATTACAGCGAGGGATGTCAAAATTC AGTACCAGTGAACATCCCTCTAGACGATGCAATGGAAATAGATCATGTGATTCCGGCTCCTCTAGTGAAACCTATAGAGGTTAGGGATAGCACTGGGCCATCGGTTATtattaatgatgatgatgatgttccaACAAGAACAACTAGGCAAGTTATACCTGCACCCAATAATATTCAAGATTACAATGATATTGAACAAGAGATGATCCAAGCTGCCATTGAGGCCTCAAAAAAG gtGTTAAGTAATCCTTTGCCTATTGAGAGGCCGCCGTCTTCGTCTCACATGGGAGATGGTGATGACATAGCAAAAGCTGTCACAATGTCATTGAAG TCAGGGGAGGAAGAAGTTTTGCGCAATCAAGGAGGGTTTAACGCCTCAACCTCGGAAACAGGAGCGTCTGAAACGGCTGCTGCTCAAGGACctgatgatgacgatgatgatgatgaggaaccTCTTGTTAGACACAGGCCAATACGTGTGGCATCTGGATCTCTGGCCCAACCTGATGCTGGTCGTTCCCGGAGCACGAGTCCTGAAGGAGATAATCAAGCGGACAATGGCAATAGAAATAGGTTTCCTTCTGAG TGGGGAGGCATTTCGTCTGAGGAACATGATGAAGCTGTCATGCTCGAGGCAGCCATGTTTGGTGGAATTCCCGAAACTGGATATAATCATCTTCCATTCTTACCTCCTCAGCAGAGGGCACCACCCTCACCTTCATTGACAGCTCAGAGGTTGATACGCGAACAGCAGGATGATGAGTATCTTGCATCCCTGCAAGCGGACCGAGATAGAGAACTACAATCCGTTAGAGATGCTGAGGCACGTCAGTTAGAGGAAGAAACTGCTAGACAGGCTTTTCTGGAGGAAGCTCAAAGAAAACACGAGGAGGAACAG GAGCTAGACAGGCAACTAGATGCAAAAGAAGCTTCTCTACCTGAGGAACCACATGCAGACGAAGAGAATGCTATTACTCTTCTAGTCAGGATGCCAGACGGAACTAGACATGGCCGCCGATTCCTTAGATCCGACAAACTCCAA TCTCTGTTCGACTTCATAGACATAGCCAGAGTGGTGAAACCCAAGACTTACAGACTG GTGAGACCTTACCCTCGGCATGCGTTTGGGGATGGGGAAAGTGAGTCCACTCTGAACCATCTTGGTTTGAGCAGCAAACAAGAAGCATTGTTCCTTGAGCTCATCTGA
- the LOC106454217 gene encoding uncharacterized protein LOC106454217 produces MSYLLLVSSGFRLSELWSAINRSRVLVLESRRGCGKDGAVKTSVVVSFSPGDGGFQSSVAAGPCLRGGEAFSVPPSSALVPGMCCSVMFSSEESKALWWKGYDACDGFLWVMRLTVTTDEISPRRLILSVFRTQKMMAVMTRGAIDAWFVPISGPPEFLNNCIEADEEATARDAEHAKRLTCKKKKAKPKGVVVEAKPQLVGIHERVRNDIDEPPPSSENGEKRISTATNPNAEEAADLLRMCLQCGVPKTYTSARGMVCPVCGDRPLPDSDAEKRGSAIKDKEKSKRMRGQSSHASWKSETEMQLRQHFN; encoded by the exons ATGTCCTATCTCCTCTTAGTCTCCTCCGGTTTCCGTTTGTCGGAACTCTGGTCAGCCATCAACCGTTCGCGGGTTTTGGTCTTGGAGTCACGACGCGGCTGCGGGAAGGATGGCGCGGTGAAGACTTCGGTagttgtttccttttctccGGGAGACGGAGGCTTTCAAAGTTCCGTCGCCGCCGGTCCTTGTCTCCGTGGCGGGGAAGCTTTTTCAGTTCCGCCGTCGTCGGCTCTAGTTCCCGGG ATGTGTTGTTCGGTTATGTTCTCGTCGGAGGAGAGTAAAGCTCTCTGGTGGAAAGGGTATGATGCATGCGACGGTTTTCTTTGGGTTATGCGGTTAACGGTGACAACGGATGAGATCTCGCCGCGGCGATTGATTCTCTCCGTTTTTAGAACCCAAAAGATGATGGCGGTGATGACTAGAGGAGCGATAGACGCCTGGTTTGTTCCG ATATCAGGGCCACCTGAGTTTCTAAACAACTGTATAGAAGCTGATGAAGAAGCTACAGCTAGAGATGCTGAGCACGCTAAGCGTCTTACCTGCAAAAAGAAGAAAGCTAAACCTAAAG GTGTTGTCGTGGAAGCAAAACCTCAACTAGTAGGGATCCATGAGAGAGTAAGAAACGATATCGATGAACCACCACCATCTTCAGAGAATGGTGAGAAGCGGATATCTACTGCAACCAATCCTAATGCAGAAGAAGCTGCAGATCTCTTAAG GATGTGTCTGCAATGTGGAGTGCCGAAAACATATACAAGCGCGAGAGGGATGGTATGCCCGGTTTGTGGTGACCGACCGTTACCGGACTCGGACGCCGAGAAGAGAGGCTCTGCGATCAAAGATAAAGAGAAGAGCAAAAGAATGAGAGGACAATCCTCTCACGCTTCTTGGAAAAGTGAAACCGAGATGCAACTAAGGCAACATTTCAATTAG
- the LOC106434381 gene encoding uncharacterized protein LOC106434381, with the protein MAISDDLPPQLTKDVKRRSRKRRTVKSKDLEVLISVATRAAHIARDKGFHVVSPEAIRCVEVLRMMRSLPLTPRVIVKTDALRSLRFLATNGNPKIRSESKSLLNHLNGVLAASS; encoded by the coding sequence ATGGCTATTTCCGATGATCTTCCTCCTCAACTTACGAAAGATGTCAAGAGACGAAGCAGAAAAAGAAGAACCGTGAAAAGTAAAGACCTTGAAGTACTGATCAGCGTCGCTACAAGGGCCGCTCATATCGCAAGAGACAAAGGGTTTCACGTCGTCTCTCCTGAAGCCATACGATGCGTCGAAGTTCTCAGAATGATGCGAAGCTTGCCGTTGACTCCTCGGGTTATCGTCAAAACAGATGCCTTGCGCTCTCTTCGATTCCTCGCCACTAACGGTAACCCTAAAATCAGATCAGAGTCGAAGTCCCTTCTTAATCACTTGAATGGTGTGCTTGCTGCAAGTAGTTGA